From Phycisphaerae bacterium, the proteins below share one genomic window:
- the kdsA gene encoding 3-deoxy-8-phosphooctulonate synthase: MTTQTPLDLDATPGARPVAIGPVRIGPGCPLTLLAGPCVIESREHTLRLAEGVQRVAQSLNLSLIFKASFDKANRSSLRGFRGPGLDEGLKILAEVRQAIGLPVVSDIHDPAQAAVAAGVLDLLQIPAFLCRQTDLLQAAGQTARPVNIKKGQFMSPEMMRLAVEKVREAGGRGVLLTERGTFFGYGRLVNDMTAIPRMSVWAPVVFDATHSCQLPGEGGIQSGGQREMTPVLAKAGIAAGAHALFLEVHDRPDEAKSDSATVWPLDRLSGLLAECLRVFEVTRA, from the coding sequence ATGACCACGCAGACTCCACTGGACCTGGATGCGACGCCAGGTGCTCGCCCGGTCGCCATTGGACCCGTCCGCATCGGGCCGGGATGCCCGCTGACCCTGCTGGCCGGCCCTTGCGTCATCGAGTCCCGCGAACACACGCTCCGCCTGGCCGAAGGCGTCCAGCGAGTTGCCCAGAGCCTGAACCTCTCCTTGATCTTCAAGGCCAGTTTTGACAAGGCCAACCGGTCGAGCCTGCGCGGTTTCCGAGGGCCGGGCCTCGACGAGGGACTGAAGATCCTGGCCGAAGTGCGTCAGGCGATCGGTCTGCCGGTCGTCTCGGACATCCACGATCCCGCGCAGGCGGCCGTTGCCGCCGGCGTGCTCGATCTGCTTCAGATCCCTGCCTTTCTCTGCCGCCAAACCGATCTGCTCCAGGCTGCCGGGCAGACTGCCCGACCGGTCAACATCAAGAAGGGTCAGTTCATGTCGCCCGAGATGATGCGTCTGGCGGTCGAGAAAGTAAGGGAGGCGGGTGGGCGCGGCGTGCTGCTCACCGAGCGGGGTACGTTCTTCGGCTACGGCCGGCTGGTCAACGACATGACCGCGATTCCGCGGATGTCCGTTTGGGCTCCGGTGGTCTTCGATGCCACGCACTCCTGTCAATTGCCCGGCGAGGGTGGAATACAGTCCGGGGGGCAGCGTGAGATGACTCCGGTGCTCGCGAAGGCGGGTATCGCCGCGGGGGCTCACGCCCTGTTCCTGGAAGTCCACGACCGGCCCGACGAGGCCAAGAGCGATTCGGCCACCGTCTGGCCGCTGGACCGACTCAGCGGTCTGCTGGCTGAGTGCTTGCGGGTGTTCGAGGTGACGCGCGCGTAG
- a CDS encoding PQQ-binding-like beta-propeller repeat protein, protein MGSLLAVLQGGGLSVSADDWPQWRGPLRDGIWRETGIADRCKGGQLPIRWRVAIKPGYAGPAVADGRVFVTDRDRNKPTERVLCLDAGTGELLWRHEYACTYGVSYDSGPRATPTVRDAKVYTLGAMGHLFCLDARDGRVLWTKDYVKDYRASVPVWGFASAPLIDGERLIALIGGPDTAAVVAFHKDTGREIWRSLSTREIGYCPPVIIEASGTRQLIVWMPEELCSLDPDSGELYWRQPFHCESGLSIATPITDGRRLFVSTFYNGPLMLRLAADRPAATVSWKGESDSELDTEKVHCLMSTPWLKDGYLYAVGGYGALRCLDAETGGRVWETYQPTGNDRWWNAFLIPCGDRVFIANEQGELITARLSPKGYEELSRARLIEPTNRVRRRDVVWSHPAFANRHVFARNDKAIVCASLEIAASQPGR, encoded by the coding sequence ATGGGGTCACTCCTGGCAGTCCTTCAGGGGGGCGGTCTGTCCGTTTCGGCTGATGACTGGCCTCAGTGGCGCGGTCCGCTGCGCGACGGTATTTGGCGCGAGACCGGCATCGCCGACCGTTGTAAGGGCGGCCAGCTTCCGATCCGCTGGCGAGTGGCGATCAAGCCCGGTTACGCCGGCCCCGCAGTGGCAGATGGCAGAGTCTTCGTGACCGACCGCGACAGGAACAAGCCTACCGAGCGTGTACTCTGCCTGGATGCCGGCACGGGAGAGCTGCTCTGGCGGCACGAGTACGCCTGCACCTATGGCGTGAGCTACGACTCGGGCCCTCGGGCTACGCCCACGGTGCGCGACGCCAAGGTCTATACCCTTGGGGCAATGGGACACCTCTTCTGCCTCGATGCTCGCGACGGCCGCGTCCTCTGGACCAAGGACTACGTCAAGGATTACCGTGCTTCGGTGCCGGTGTGGGGCTTCGCCAGCGCTCCGCTGATCGACGGCGAGCGGTTGATCGCCCTCATCGGAGGCCCGGACACTGCGGCCGTGGTGGCCTTTCACAAGGACACCGGCCGCGAAATCTGGCGGTCGCTGTCAACCCGGGAGATCGGGTATTGCCCACCGGTGATCATCGAAGCAAGCGGGACACGGCAACTGATTGTGTGGATGCCAGAGGAGTTGTGTTCGCTCGACCCTGACAGCGGCGAACTCTACTGGCGACAGCCCTTTCATTGTGAAAGCGGTCTTTCGATCGCCACCCCGATTACTGACGGGCGCCGGCTCTTCGTCTCGACCTTCTACAACGGCCCGCTCATGCTCCGCCTCGCGGCCGACCGGCCGGCCGCGACCGTCTCGTGGAAAGGCGAAAGCGACAGCGAACTGGACACGGAGAAGGTCCATTGCCTCATGTCCACGCCATGGTTGAAAGACGGGTACCTGTATGCTGTCGGCGGCTACGGTGCCCTGCGATGCCTGGACGCCGAGACCGGCGGGCGAGTGTGGGAGACGTATCAGCCGACGGGCAATGACCGCTGGTGGAATGCCTTTCTGATTCCGTGCGGCGATCGGGTCTTCATCGCCAACGAGCAGGGCGAGCTCATCACCGCGCGCCTCAGTCCGAAAGGATATGAGGAATTGAGCCGGGCCAGACTCATCGAGCCTACGAATCGGGTGCGCCGACGCGACGTCGTCTGGTCGCATCCGGCATTCGCGAATCGTCACGTCTTCGCCCGCAACGACAAGGCGATCGTGTGTGCCTCCCTGGAGATCGCCGCATCCCAGCCTGGTCGATGA
- a CDS encoding PQQ-like beta-propeller repeat protein, whose amino-acid sequence MKTAWMAGLILLAGVVASPLPAAAGDWPHWRGPNHDGISSETGFATTWTEPPKIIWDKPIGAAFSSFACVGDKVFTCGTKERKQVLYCLDAGTGDVVWQKAFESERKDGQGGDGTRATPTFDGGRIYIVGGHGLVLCFDAAKGDEIWRYKGNNEPQWGYSNSVLIEGNLAVVTPGNADGGLLALDKMTGKTVWKCGDEQAGYATPYPFTFEDKRYIVGFMGKCVIIADAKTGKQVWKTPWKTSYDVNASSPIFHDGHLFLTSGYGTGCALFKMAAAGDKLEGKEVWRNKNIVNKFQSCVLRDGVLYGGDEKSLKAVDFKTGKILWDVRERTANSTVLLADDQLIVLTESGKLMIAPVSPKEFKPTATASILDGRCWTIPALHQGKLFARNLKKAVCVDLSRK is encoded by the coding sequence ATGAAAACCGCCTGGATGGCTGGCCTCATTCTGCTCGCCGGCGTTGTTGCGAGTCCTTTGCCAGCAGCCGCAGGTGACTGGCCCCATTGGCGAGGGCCGAACCACGACGGCATCAGCTCGGAGACGGGCTTCGCTACCACGTGGACGGAGCCCCCGAAGATCATCTGGGACAAGCCCATCGGCGCGGCCTTCAGCTCGTTCGCCTGTGTAGGTGATAAGGTGTTCACCTGCGGCACGAAGGAAAGGAAACAGGTGCTCTACTGCCTAGATGCCGGAACGGGTGACGTCGTTTGGCAGAAGGCATTCGAGTCGGAGAGGAAAGACGGACAAGGCGGTGACGGAACACGGGCCACGCCGACTTTTGACGGCGGCCGAATCTACATTGTCGGCGGGCACGGCCTGGTCCTGTGCTTCGATGCGGCCAAGGGCGATGAGATCTGGCGGTACAAGGGAAACAACGAACCTCAGTGGGGCTACAGCAACTCGGTCCTCATTGAGGGCAATCTGGCTGTGGTGACGCCCGGCAACGCCGACGGCGGGCTCCTTGCTCTGGACAAGATGACCGGCAAGACGGTCTGGAAATGCGGCGACGAGCAGGCGGGATATGCCACGCCCTACCCGTTCACCTTTGAAGACAAGCGGTACATCGTTGGTTTCATGGGCAAGTGCGTGATCATCGCCGACGCCAAGACCGGCAAGCAGGTCTGGAAGACCCCCTGGAAGACCTCCTACGACGTTAATGCCTCGTCCCCCATTTTCCACGACGGCCATCTCTTTCTGACTTCCGGCTATGGTACCGGGTGTGCTCTGTTCAAGATGGCCGCGGCCGGGGACAAGCTGGAAGGCAAGGAGGTCTGGCGGAACAAGAACATCGTCAACAAGTTCCAGTCGTGCGTCCTCAGGGACGGTGTGTTGTATGGCGGAGATGAGAAGTCGCTGAAGGCGGTTGACTTCAAGACCGGGAAGATCCTCTGGGATGTCCGCGAGCGTACCGCCAACTCAACAGTTCTTCTGGCCGACGACCAGCTGATCGTCCTGACCGAAAGCGGCAAGCTGATGATCGCTCCGGTCTCACCGAAAGAGTTCAAGCCGACGGCGACGGCCTCGATCCTCGACGGACGGTGCTGGACGATTCCCGCGCTGCACCAGGGGAAGCTCTTCGCCCGTAACCTGAAGAAGGCCGTCTGCGTGGATCTGAGCAGGAAATGA
- a CDS encoding amidophosphoribosyltransferase, whose product MGVIPPSIHHHCGLFGVFGHPEAVQLTYLGLYAQQHRGQESAGICSCDHGPINRHAGMGLVTDVFDPSKLEQLRGTMAIGHVRYSTTGSCQASNAQPLLVNYARGQVAVAHNGNLINAALLRNEYEEHGAIFNTTSDTEVIVHLLAKPRHLDRSDQIVHILSHLQGAFSLLFLFTDRMVAARDPFGLRPLVLGKLDNGAIVAASETTALDIVDAEYLREVAPGEVVTIGDKGLSSKWIAPPGAVQPAYCIFEQIYFADPASDVFGENVHLVRAAMGRRLAWEAPVEADMVMAVPNCARCAAIGYSQASGIPYGRGFTVSHYAGRSFIMPEQSMRDLAVKMKLNVIRGNVKGKRLIVVEDSVVRGTTTRGKVGALRKAGPKEIHLRVASPPIRHPCYFGIDFPDPSTLIANNRSVDQIRDYLGVDSLHYLSVEGMLSCVKHPPDHYCTACFTGKYPMPVDHPVNKLAFEQQLKILE is encoded by the coding sequence ATCGGCGTGATTCCCCCCAGTATTCATCACCATTGCGGTCTCTTTGGCGTGTTTGGCCATCCCGAAGCCGTGCAGCTGACCTATCTGGGGCTCTATGCCCAGCAGCATCGCGGGCAGGAGTCGGCCGGCATCTGCAGTTGCGACCACGGTCCGATCAACCGTCACGCGGGCATGGGGTTGGTGACCGATGTCTTCGATCCGTCGAAGCTCGAGCAGCTGCGCGGGACGATGGCCATCGGACATGTGCGCTACTCGACCACCGGTTCCTGCCAGGCCAGCAACGCTCAACCTCTTCTGGTGAACTACGCTCGCGGGCAAGTAGCCGTCGCCCACAATGGCAACCTGATCAACGCCGCCCTGCTGCGCAACGAGTACGAGGAGCATGGGGCGATCTTCAACACCACCAGCGACACCGAGGTCATCGTTCACCTGCTGGCCAAGCCTCGCCATCTGGATCGTTCCGATCAGATCGTCCACATCTTGAGTCATCTGCAGGGCGCGTTTTCGTTGTTGTTCCTTTTCACCGACCGCATGGTGGCCGCTCGCGACCCGTTCGGGCTGCGTCCCCTGGTTCTTGGCAAGCTGGATAACGGGGCCATCGTCGCCGCAAGCGAGACGACTGCTCTGGACATCGTTGACGCCGAGTATCTCCGCGAGGTAGCCCCGGGTGAGGTCGTGACCATTGGGGACAAGGGTTTAAGCAGCAAGTGGATTGCCCCCCCCGGCGCGGTCCAGCCGGCTTACTGCATCTTCGAGCAGATTTACTTCGCAGACCCGGCCAGCGACGTGTTCGGCGAGAATGTCCACCTGGTTCGAGCGGCCATGGGCCGGCGGCTGGCCTGGGAGGCCCCGGTCGAGGCCGACATGGTCATGGCCGTGCCCAACTGCGCCCGCTGTGCCGCGATCGGCTACTCCCAGGCCAGCGGCATCCCCTACGGCCGCGGCTTCACCGTCAGCCACTACGCCGGCCGGTCGTTCATCATGCCTGAACAGAGCATGCGCGACCTGGCGGTGAAGATGAAGCTCAATGTGATCCGGGGCAACGTCAAGGGCAAGCGACTGATCGTCGTCGAGGACTCGGTCGTTCGTGGGACGACGACTCGCGGCAAGGTCGGGGCGCTGCGCAAGGCCGGTCCCAAGGAGATCCATCTCCGCGTGGCTAGCCCGCCCATCCGCCATCCCTGCTACTTTGGCATTGATTTCCCAGACCCGTCCACTCTCATCGCCAACAACCGGTCGGTGGATCAGATCCGCGACTATCTCGGTGTTGATTCGCTCCACTACCTCTCGGTTGAAGGTATGTTGTCCTGCGTCAAGCATCCCCCCGACCACTACTGCACCGCCTGCTTCACCGGCAAGTACCCGATGCCCGTTGACCATCCGGTCAACAAGCTCGCCTTTGAGCAGCAGCTCAAGATCCTCGAGTAG
- a CDS encoding MotA/TolQ/ExbB proton channel family protein, protein MSGSTVMLQGIMLGQDTQPVSLFKHFVIDGGPITWCVLIPLSVITVTLIINYAFTIRRGTQAPASLARALAAAARQGQSRGILEITREETNMLGQAVYAGVSQIGSGFEVAMGAVVETVDEQVGRLLRRIEYLSVIGNVAPMIGLLGTVVGMIQAFNRIFTAGGGVPEASKLVGDIAIALVNTFWGLFVAIPALSAFAFLRNRIDAYGAECVKLCDQLVATVIQTEGRAAPDALKGQEDTPRVRGAL, encoded by the coding sequence ATGTCCGGTTCGACTGTGATGCTACAGGGGATCATGCTGGGGCAGGATACACAGCCGGTTTCGCTGTTCAAGCACTTTGTCATTGACGGCGGGCCGATCACCTGGTGTGTCCTGATTCCGCTTTCGGTCATTACCGTCACGCTCATCATCAACTACGCTTTCACCATCCGTCGCGGAACACAAGCTCCCGCATCGCTGGCCAGGGCGCTGGCCGCCGCCGCTCGGCAGGGTCAATCACGGGGCATTCTGGAGATCACCCGCGAGGAGACGAACATGCTTGGCCAGGCGGTCTATGCGGGCGTCTCTCAAATCGGATCCGGCTTCGAGGTCGCCATGGGAGCCGTGGTCGAGACGGTGGACGAGCAGGTCGGCCGGCTGCTGCGCCGGATCGAGTATCTCAGTGTGATCGGCAACGTGGCCCCGATGATCGGATTACTCGGTACCGTGGTGGGCATGATCCAGGCGTTCAACCGGATCTTCACCGCCGGCGGAGGTGTTCCCGAGGCAAGTAAGCTGGTTGGCGACATCGCCATCGCCCTGGTCAACACGTTCTGGGGGCTGTTCGTCGCCATACCCGCCTTGAGCGCCTTCGCGTTCTTACGGAATCGCATCGATGCCTACGGTGCCGAGTGTGTCAAGCTGTGCGATCAACTCGTGGCCACGGTGATCCAGACGGAAGGCCGGGCGGCGCCGGATGCTCTCAAGGGCCAGGAGGACACTCCGCGCGTGCGAGGTGCTCTCTAG
- the hslV gene encoding ATP-dependent protease subunit HslV, translating into MSRSEHIVRSTTILAVRRDGMTAIGGDGQVTLGSTAVKHDASKIRRLCGGKVLCGFAGGAADAFALLDRFERKLDEFKGNLRKAAIELAKDWRTDRILRRLESMLAVVDRDTSLILGGAGDVIEPTDGIIGIGSGGMYAGASARALLRHSALPADQIVRESLLIAAGICIYTNEHITVETL; encoded by the coding sequence ATGAGCAGATCCGAGCACATCGTCCGAAGCACGACGATTCTGGCTGTCCGCCGCGACGGAATGACCGCCATCGGCGGCGATGGGCAAGTGACGCTCGGTTCAACGGCCGTCAAGCACGACGCGAGCAAGATCCGCCGACTGTGCGGCGGCAAAGTGCTCTGTGGCTTTGCGGGCGGGGCCGCCGACGCGTTCGCTCTTCTGGACCGGTTTGAACGCAAGCTCGACGAGTTTAAGGGCAACCTACGCAAGGCGGCCATCGAGCTGGCCAAGGACTGGCGGACGGATCGTATTCTGCGGCGGCTGGAGTCCATGCTCGCTGTCGTGGATCGGGACACGTCCCTGATTCTGGGCGGGGCAGGCGATGTCATCGAGCCTACGGACGGTATCATCGGCATCGGTTCGGGAGGGATGTACGCCGGCGCCTCGGCACGGGCGCTGCTGCGCCATTCGGCGTTACCGGCCGACCAGATCGTTCGCGAGTCGCTCCTCATTGCGGCCGGAATCTGCATCTATACCAACGAACACATCACCGTCGAGACTCTCTGA
- a CDS encoding diacylglycerol kinase family lipid kinase, which translates to MKVAVIINPVSGASKTGSRLRELIPRLRRDGHQVERWPTAGPGDARRLGQMAAHQADAAVIVGGDGTVCEAADGLVGSTVPMVLWPAGTENLVARSLGFKADPETVSRCLSRGRTMTIDLGKANGQSFTVVAGVGFDAEVVERLTRLRTGHITHLSYFWPLWRTFWEHRWPRILVEAESPAGTIRWDGRGMVFVGNMARYALGLPVVRDARPDDGLLDLCILPCTNPLQLIGHSLRTLAKRHVERPGVLYERVTRLRATSPSRVPYEADGEAAGCLPLDIEIRPAAIRVKVPPAPPSR; encoded by the coding sequence ATGAAGGTCGCCGTCATCATCAATCCGGTCTCCGGGGCCAGTAAGACCGGTTCCCGGCTGCGCGAGCTCATCCCTCGGCTCCGACGCGACGGTCATCAGGTCGAACGATGGCCGACCGCCGGACCGGGTGACGCCCGCCGACTGGGCCAGATGGCCGCCCATCAGGCCGACGCAGCCGTGATTGTCGGCGGCGACGGCACGGTGTGCGAGGCGGCCGATGGTCTGGTCGGCAGCACGGTTCCCATGGTTCTATGGCCGGCGGGTACGGAGAACCTCGTGGCACGGTCGCTGGGCTTCAAGGCCGATCCAGAGACAGTGAGCCGTTGCCTGAGCCGTGGCCGGACCATGACGATCGACCTGGGTAAGGCCAACGGGCAGTCTTTCACCGTGGTCGCCGGCGTCGGCTTTGACGCCGAGGTGGTCGAACGACTGACGCGGCTGAGGACCGGGCATATCACCCATCTGTCCTATTTTTGGCCATTGTGGCGGACGTTCTGGGAGCATCGTTGGCCACGGATACTAGTCGAGGCGGAATCACCGGCGGGGACGATCCGGTGGGACGGTCGCGGGATGGTCTTTGTCGGCAACATGGCCCGTTATGCCCTTGGACTGCCTGTGGTCCGTGACGCCAGGCCGGACGACGGGCTGCTCGACCTGTGCATCCTGCCCTGCACTAATCCCCTCCAGCTGATCGGCCACTCGCTCCGCACGCTGGCCAAGCGGCACGTTGAGCGTCCCGGCGTTCTCTACGAACGGGTAACACGGCTGCGGGCCACCTCCCCGAGCCGGGTGCCCTATGAGGCCGATGGCGAAGCGGCCGGCTGCCTGCCCCTGGATATCGAGATCCGGCCGGCCGCCATCCGAGTCAAGGTTCCACCCGCACCGCCGAGCAGGTAG
- a CDS encoding biopolymer transporter ExbD: MTPLIDVTFLLLTYFMLASHYASAEKPDMSLPRPHESLAEDRKVPDKIILNLLYNQETGEPDLMFGPVPVASWSELDARLGELARANPKVDVILRSDRRVHYGSIRQVMEMVAANRLTRLQLVAELDVSK; this comes from the coding sequence ATGACGCCTCTCATCGACGTTACGTTCCTGCTGCTCACCTACTTCATGCTCGCCAGTCACTACGCCTCTGCCGAGAAACCGGATATGTCCCTGCCCAGACCGCACGAAAGCCTGGCCGAAGACCGGAAAGTACCCGATAAGATCATTCTCAATCTACTGTACAACCAGGAGACCGGCGAGCCAGACTTGATGTTCGGCCCGGTGCCGGTAGCCTCTTGGAGCGAGCTGGACGCGAGACTTGGCGAGTTGGCCAGGGCTAACCCGAAAGTCGATGTTATCCTGCGAAGCGATCGCCGGGTCCATTACGGTTCGATTCGTCAGGTCATGGAGATGGTCGCGGCCAATCGGTTGACACGGCTTCAACTGGTCGCCGAACTGGATGTCAGCAAGTGA
- a CDS encoding biopolymer transporter ExbD, protein MAPHPPATPLRTYGDYRRRYGRYGSRRRRRPSSWVMSLNLTPMIDTVFNLLFLFMAISRFGAIEGLLRSDLPVKGQVAAHVAATSVPRTPIRIRLVADPAAERGCCVTIDRLAEAGVSPSSLVAHLRKIRNEIPGYDEGTPVYLVAGDDVPWDDVINAYNAAMAAEFQRIMFAGAAR, encoded by the coding sequence ATGGCCCCTCATCCGCCGGCGACGCCGCTGCGGACCTATGGAGACTATCGGCGGAGGTACGGCCGCTACGGCTCTCGTCGTCGCCGCCGACCATCCAGCTGGGTCATGTCGCTGAACTTGACTCCGATGATCGACACAGTCTTCAATCTTCTCTTCCTGTTCATGGCTATCAGCCGATTCGGAGCGATCGAGGGTCTGCTGCGGTCGGATTTGCCGGTCAAGGGGCAGGTCGCCGCTCATGTCGCGGCGACCAGCGTTCCCCGTACACCGATCCGCATCCGTCTGGTGGCCGACCCCGCCGCTGAGAGGGGATGCTGCGTGACGATCGATAGACTCGCGGAGGCCGGAGTATCGCCCAGCTCTCTGGTCGCTCATCTTCGCAAGATCCGCAACGAGATTCCCGGCTATGACGAAGGCACCCCGGTGTACCTCGTGGCCGGCGACGACGTGCCCTGGGATGATGTGATCAACGCCTACAATGCCGCCATGGCGGCCGAGTTCCAGAGGATCATGTTCGCGGGGGCAGCGAGATGA